Within Flagellimonas maritima, the genomic segment TGGGGGTTACGGGAAAATTGGAGCGGTACAATTGGCTAGCAATGCATGTTTATCCACTGGTTGTGGTTTGGTTTCAGCTTTTGTTCCTGAATGCGGGTATCATTCGTTACAGACCGCGGTGCCGGAAATTATGGTTCTGACTGACGACGATGATGAAAATATATCAGCAATTGACCTTTCATTTACACCTAATGTTATTGGGGTAGGTATGGGGATGGGAACCAAGGAAATTACCCAAAAAGCCTTTGAATTTTTCTTAAGAAAAAATACAGCTCCTTTAGTTATAGATGCTGATGGACTCAATATATTGGCAAAGCAACCGAGCTTGCTGAAATACCTCCCTAAAAATTCGGTGTTAACTCCTCATCCAAAGGAGTTGGAGCGTTTGATAGGTGAATGGTCAGATGATTTTGATAAACTTGAAAAAGCAAAAATTTTTTCTACGGAAAATGATTGTATCATAGTTATTAAAGGTGCGCATAGCATAATAATCCACAAGGATAAGGGCTTTGTGAATACTACAGGGAATCCAGGCATGGCGACTGCTGGAAGCGGGGATGTTTTGACAGGTATGATAACGGGTCTTATAGCCCAAGGATATACTCCATTAAATGCTGCTATCTTTGGAGTTTACCTTCACGGTCTAGCTGGTGACATCGGTGTGACTTCAAAAGGTTACGAATCTTTAAAAGCTTCCGGAATAATTGAAAATATTGGGAAGGCCTATATTGAGATATTAAAATCTCCTGAAGATGTTCCCATTAGAAAAGAAACCTAACTTGAAGTTTTCTTTTTATTTCTTTTCAATCTTTTTTTGACCCATACCAATGCATTATCATATTCAATAAAGAACTCCATATTCTTTTTATAGAATAGCTTCTCTATCTTAAAGTTGTGCATGTCTATTTCTTTTTTGGAAACAATGGCAAACGCCTTTAAATTTTCCAACCCTCTCAAGTAATTATAGATTGTTGGGTCTACAGCGTATGAATTCTTACGAAGGCTTATATATCCAAAATCTTTATCCCTGAAATGTATTTCGGATATACCGATAATTTGATACGCTCGTTCCAGCGTTAAAGTGGCGCCTTCCTCAAAAGTAGAAACCATGTAGTCATCAAAAACTTGAATACTACCGATATCCAATTGGTACTCGCGCAGAACATTGGCTTTCTTCGTAGAAGCAATTTTCATCCCCAAATAATTATAGTGTCTCGTGGACGAAAATATGTGTAACATAAGAGGGTTTGAAAAATATTAGATTAAAGGCGCAAATATCGT encodes:
- a CDS encoding NAD(P)H-hydrate dehydratase; amino-acid sequence: MKILTAKQIYEADKFTIKKQGIRSDELMERAAIGIFDWIHSRLQGANVNIQLFCGIGNNGGDGIALARHLKENDYSIQVHVVNYSEKRSKDFLLNLERLKDRKIWPNFIKEKSALPNISPDDIVVDAIFGIGLNRAPHFWVSKLIEHINVSSAFVLSVDIPSGLPCHRIPWDTENVIRANYVLSFQVPKLVFFLPETGIYQNQWEILDIGLDPEYLDATATDYELIGKNEVLPMYKQRTKFSHKGTYGHAVIIGGGYGKIGAVQLASNACLSTGCGLVSAFVPECGYHSLQTAVPEIMVLTDDDDENISAIDLSFTPNVIGVGMGMGTKEITQKAFEFFLRKNTAPLVIDADGLNILAKQPSLLKYLPKNSVLTPHPKELERLIGEWSDDFDKLEKAKIFSTENDCIIVIKGAHSIIIHKDKGFVNTTGNPGMATAGSGDVLTGMITGLIAQGYTPLNAAIFGVYLHGLAGDIGVTSKGYESLKASGIIENIGKAYIEILKSPEDVPIRKET
- a CDS encoding STAS/SEC14 domain-containing protein codes for the protein MLHIFSSTRHYNYLGMKIASTKKANVLREYQLDIGSIQVFDDYMVSTFEEGATLTLERAYQIIGISEIHFRDKDFGYISLRKNSYAVDPTIYNYLRGLENLKAFAIVSKKEIDMHNFKIEKLFYKKNMEFFIEYDNALVWVKKRLKRNKKKTSS